In Diorhabda sublineata isolate icDioSubl1.1 chromosome 4, icDioSubl1.1, whole genome shotgun sequence, a single window of DNA contains:
- the LOC130443505 gene encoding disks large-associated protein 2 isoform X2, translating to MEKSIDSIGTCSLDAEASVDLSDWSEASSADTLRSASVVTPSPEPHLPSYLSLACTVNGYSTTTHYDPLRLASRSRDVSPHRIDTDHQSVQKVSTFSIQNNLLSPPNIVPLPTLKMENALTQHRNEFYSSLKTSTYMSKQSYSSGIFSSITQSKDTTDSCLENGHQTIQNKCVSFESTSMTDTGGQRKCVSETSMKQEYSNGSETKSFIQQRVERLYGPGALAQGFFITKPQKSRLNESDSKTHAPVGDKHSKSMNDNLLEEDDDVEYGMKQSTSSPTLPVLRHLRPEFRAQLPMISPRRGQQLEITTIQKSITVPKLINVVKVNGHSKANEAETISDVKEDVNGTCNDKSVIVEKDGHYFLKILEDQTKRLLELAARVESDMSSPDLSEEVIGKLRSASGKARLLVSQKMQQFKGLCTNNINRTAGEAFPTTNEDLQGFWDMVMLQVDQVDAIFKEIDVLRNNNWKEPAKIEVKNTQNGTAKPKKAVTRIRPSSAANEEARKQREIERKRMIEEKRKAMKTAQQSKPTIEIFVPEASS from the exons ATGGAAAAGTCGATCGATTCTATTGGAACTTGTTCTCTGGACGCGGAAGCATCGGTCGATCTTTCAG ATTGGTCTGAAGCCTCTTCGGCCGATACGTTACGCAGCGCAAGCGTAGTAACACCATCTCCGGAACCACATCTACCTTCTTATTTGAGTCTAGCTTGTACCGTCAACGGTTATTCCACCACAACGCATTACGATCCCTTACGTTTAGCTTCAAG ATCGCGAGATGTTTCTCCACACCGGATAGATACCGATCACCAATCTGTTCAAAAAGTTTCAACTTTTTCTATACAAAACAATCTTCTATCTCCTCCGAATATAGTTCCACTACCTACACTCAAAATGGAGAACGCCTTAACACAACACCGCAACGAATTCTACAG CTCCCTGAAAACTTCCACGTATATGAGCAAACAGTCGTATTCTTCCGGAATATTCAGTAGTATAACCCAATCGAAAGACACGACCGACAGTTGCTTGGAAAACGGTCATCAGACCATCCAAAATAAGTGCGTCAGCTTCGAAAGCACCAGCATGACGGATACGGGCGGACAGAGGAAATGCGTATCGGAAACCAGTATGAAACAAGAATATTCCAACGGAAGTGAAACGAAATCGTTCATACAACAAAGAGTGGAACGCCTCTACGGACCGGGCGCTCTGGCGCAAGGTTTCTTCATAACCAAACCTCAGAAAAGCCGCTTAAACGAATCCGACAGCAAAACGCACGCCCCCG tcGGCGATAAACATTCTAAATCAATGAACGACAACCTTCTCGAAGAAGACGATGATGTAGAATACGGTATGAAACAGAGTACCAGTAGTCCAACTCTTCCGGTCCTAAGGCATCTTCGACCCGAATTTAGGGCGCAACTACCGATGATAAGTCCCAGAAGGGGACAACAATTAGAAATTACGACTATACAGAAGAGTATCACCGTACCGAAATTGATAAATGTGGTTAAAGTGAATGGACATTCGAAAGCCAATGAAGCCGAAACGATATCCGATGTTAAGGAAGATGTTAACGGAACATGTAATGATAAATCTGTAATAG TGGAAAAAGATggtcattattttttgaaaatccttGAGGATCAAACAAAAAGACTGTTGGAATTAGCCGCTAGAGTAGAAAGTGATATGTCATCACCAGATTTATCGGAAGAAGTAATAGGAAAACTTAGATCAGCATCAGGAAAAGCGAGACTGTTGGTATCGCAGAAAATGCAACAATTCAAAGGTCTATGTACTAATAATATTAATAGG ACTGCTGGCGAAGCTTTCCCTACGACCAATGAAGACCTCCAAGGCTTCTGGGACATGGTGATGCTTCAAGTTGATCAAGTCGACgctattttcaaagaaatcgATGTACTGAGAAATAATAATTGGAAAGAACCGGCAAAAATTGAGGTTAAGAACACTCAAAACGGTACAGCTAAACCTAAAAAGGCCGTAACGCGTATCAGGCCATCCTCCGCCGCTAACGAGGAAGCCAGAAAACAGAGGGAAATCGAGAGAAAAAGGATGATAGAAGAAAAACGTAAAGCGATGAAAACGGCTCAACAGTCTAAACCTACTATCGAAATTTTTGTACCCGAAGCTAGTAGCTGA